In the Pygocentrus nattereri isolate fPygNat1 chromosome 19, fPygNat1.pri, whole genome shotgun sequence genome, one interval contains:
- the LOC108439860 gene encoding G-protein coupled receptor 55: MNANCVLNDTENIMKSLEMAIYVPIFVFGLVLNIIALVVFCTLLKKWTESSIYMTNLALMDLLLLLQLPFKMHARDNKWSSDKATFCCFLESLYFMGMYGSIYTITCISIDRYIGICHPFHFSGLRSKKIARNVCITIWFVVVFATLPVYTFHEKVNTEFRCFHGFSDKGWHTALIACLEVFGFLLPTLVLVTCSARSVHALKESNASSSEKQAGIRIIYSSLCAFLVPFTPSHVAIFLQYLVRSGRISDCEAMKSIALFVQLTICLSNVTSCLDAICYYFVAKEVRASRRVIRQSLSRIRNSSASEV, translated from the coding sequence ATGAATGCCAACTGTGTATTAAATGATACTGAGAATATCATGAAGTCACTGGAGATGGCCATCTACGTGCCCATCTTTGTCTTCGGGCTTGTCCTGAACATCATCGCACTTGTGGTGTTCTGCACCTTGCTCAAGAAATGGACAGAGTCCTCCATCTACATGACCAACCTAGCTCTGATGGACCTGCTTTTGTTGCTCCAGCTCCCCTTCAAAATGCATGCAAGGGACAATAAGTGGTCCTCTGACAAGGCAACATTCTGCTGCTTCTTGGAAAGCCTGTACTTCATGGGTATGTACGGGAGTATCTACACCataacatgtatctccattgaCCGCTACATTGGCATATGCCACCCGTTCCACTTCAGCGGGCTACGGTCCAAAAAAATTGCTAGGAATGTGTGCATCACCATCTGGTTTGTTGTGGTGTTTGCGACCCTGCCTGTCTACACCTTCCACGAGAAAGTAAATACAGAGTTCCGCTGCTTCCATGGCTTTTCTGACAAGGGTTGGCACACGGCGCTCATCGCCTGCTTGGAGGTGTTTGGGTTCTTGCTTCCCACTCTCGTGTTGGTGACTTGCTCAGCACGTAGCGTCCATGCATTAAAGGAATCCAACGCCAGCAGTTCAGAGAAGCAGGCTGGAATACGGATCATCTACAGCAGCCTTTGCGCCTTCCTGGTGCCCTTCACCCCAAGCCATGTGGCCATCTTCCTCCAGTACCTGGTGCGCAGTGGCAGAATTTCAGACTGCGAGGCCATGAAGAGTATTGCCCTGTTTGTGCAGTTGACCATATGCCTGTCCAATGTCACTAGCTGCCTGGATGCCATCTGCTATTACTTTGTAGCCAAAGAGGTGCGCGCCAGCAGGAGAGTGATCAGGCAGTCCCTCAGCAGAATAAGAAACAGCAGTGCCTCAGAAGTGTaa